The Vibrio aphrogenes genomic interval TCAAATTGGACTGAATTGGATATTTGGCAATACATCTATCTTGAAAACATTGAAATCGTGCCACTGTATTTAGCGGCGGTACGCCCTGTGGTGGAACGAGATGGCATGTTGATCATGGTGGACGATGATCGCTTCCAATTTGAAGAAGGGGATAAGGTTGAACAAAAGAGTGTACGTTTTCGAACGCTGGGCTGTTATCCGTTGACCGGAGCCATTGAATCCACTGCGGCAACGCTACCTGAGATCATTCAAGAAATGTTGGTCGCGACCTCGAGTGAACGTCAAGGTCGGGCGATCGACCATGATCAGTCAGGATCGATGGAATTGAAGAAACGCCAAGGTTATTTCTAAGCAATGCCTACTCACAAAAGTGTCAATATTGAACGTTACCAAAAGGATTTATTATGAATGCAGTCATTGAAGCCGAGTTGGCAGAATTAGGCATTGAAGGGTATCTCACCCAACACCAATACAAATCGTTAATGCGCTTTTTAACCTGTGGTTCTGTCGATGATGGGAAAAGCACGTTAATTGGCCGTTTGCTACACGATTCTAAGCAAATTTATGAAGATCAATTAGCGGCGGTAAATAATGACAGTCAACGTGTCGGAACTACCGGTGAGCGACCGGATCTGGCTTTACTGGTTGATGGCCTACAAGCGGAGCGTGAACAAGGCATTACCATTGATGTTGCCTATCGTTACTTCTCGACCAAAAAACGTAAATTTATCATTGCTGATACTCCGGGGCATGAGCAATACACACGTAACATGGCCACTGGTGCATCCACTTGTGATGTGGCGGTGATCTTGATTGATGCTCGTAAAGGCGTCTTAGATCAAACTCGTCGTCATTCTTTTATTTCCAGTTTATTGGGGATTCGTAATTTTGTGGTAGCGGTTAATAAAATGGACTTAGTGGATTATTCTCAGCAACGATTTGACGAGATCCGTGAGCAATATCTGGCGTTCTCGCAACACTTGAATCCAAATATTGATATTCAACTTATCCCGATTTCAGCCTTGGAAGGGGATAACGTAGTCGATCAAACACAAAACCTTGCATGGTATCAAGGTAAGCCCTTATTACAAATTCTTGAAGATATCGATCTGAGCCAAGCGCACACCCAAGGTGAATTTCGCTTGCCGGTGCAATATGTCAACCGCCCGAATCTCGACTTTCGCGGTTTTGCCGGCACGATTGCCAATGGCACCATCAGTGTCGGGGATGAGATAACCGCATTACCTTCTGGCAAGAGCTCTAAAGTCGCGAGAATCGTTACCTTTGATGGTGATTTAGATTCAGCGCGAGCGGGACAAGCGGTGACCTTAACCTTGCAAGATGAAATCGATATTAGCCGTGGGGATTTATTGGTGCCTACAGGAGCCAAGATCAAAGCGACTAATCAATTTTTAGCTGATGTGGTCTGGATGACGGATCAACCTTTTGCTCCAGGGCGTCAGTACGACATTAAAATTGCCGGCAAGAAGACCATTGGTCAATTGGAGCAGGTGAAGCATCAATATGACATTAACAAGCTAGAGGCTTTTGATGCCACAGAATTGCCATTAAATGGAATTGGGTTATGTGAGATTTCTCTAACTGAAACAGTCGCTTTAGACCACTATACCGACTGCTCGGATACCGGTGGTTTTATTATTATCGATCGCTTAACCAATGTGACGGTTGGGGCCGGTATGATCCGAGAACGTCTAACTGGCTTACAGGCTCAAGCTACGAGTGTATCGAGCTTTGAGGTCGAGTTAAATGCCTTAATCCGTAAGCATTTTCCTCATTGGGAGGCCAAAGATATTGGTCACTTGTTCCATGCTGTTCGCAGTGATGAGAACTCGTAAAGTATGTGGATGGTGGAGCAAGGTGCCATGCTGGAAAAATGGTTAGTGTTACTCCTATTGGTTGCCATTATTGGCGCTTTGATCTTCACCAAAATAAAACCGAGCTTTATTTTTGCCACCACCGCTTTAATGGCTTTTATGACCGGAGCGGTGGATCTGGATGGCTTGGCGAAAAATTTCACCAATGCTTCTTTGTTAACTTTAGTCTTGCTGATCTTGGCTTCTTGCGCATTAGAAAAAACGCGCTTGATCAGTTGGATTAGCCGCCATATCTCCTCTGGGAGACTGGGGACTGCGGTGGCAAAACTAGGGTTATCCACGGCTTTTCTGTCTTCCTTTACCAATAATACCGCGGTGGTGGTGTCTTTGATTGGGGCGATCAAGCGTAATCAATCGCATGCACCATCACGGTTATTGATCCCGTTATCTTATGCGGCGATCTTAGGAGGGACGCTTACTTTAATTGGCACCTCCACCAATTTAATCATTAATAGCTTTGTGGTTGATGCTGGCTTACCGAGCCTAGGTTTTTTTGCTCCTACATGCATAGGCCTTGCGATTTTATTGATCGGTGTGATGGTGTTGATCCCATTGAGCTATTTATTACCGCACAGTGAGACTCATGAGCAGGATGATTTGCCTTATTTTCTTGAGGCTAAAGTGGAGCGAGGGTCTCCTCTTATCGGTAAAAGTATTGCTCAAAATAACTTACGTGCATTACGCAAATTATTTTTGGCGGAAGTAGTACGTAATGGCGTGACGATACCATCAGTGACACCGGATCTGCTACTGCTAGAAAATGATCGTTTGTTATTTTGTGGCGATGTGGAAAGTGTCGCAACCTTACAAGAGATCCCTGGGATCACCTTGTATGGACAGCATCACCTTAACGGGCAAAGTTTTATCGAAGTTGTGGTTAGCCAGTCCTCATCAATATGCGATAAGACGTTGAAATCAAGTCAATTTAGAGAGCGTTTTGATGCGGTGGTGGTAGCCATTCGTCGTGGTCATGAGCGCTTAGAAGGCGGGTTAGGAAGTATTGCACTTGCTGCTGGAGATACTTTAGTACTCGTGCCTGGTAAGGGGTTTCAGTCAGCAAGACAAGCGCATAATAAAGAATTTGTTCTCATTAATGACTTAGATTCGAGTGCCAAATTGGATCGCAGTAAATCAGCTATGGTGCTGCTTGGTTTTGCCGCGATTATCAGTTTGTCATTGCTGGGAGTGATCCCGATTATTAAAGGTTTGGCAGGGTATTTAGTGGTGATGCTGTTCATCGGAGCGGTGGGGATTGGTGAATTAAGACGCCGTTTTCCGATCGATATTGTCATGATTGTCGGCTCAGCTTTATGTTTGGCGCAATTGATGATGTCTTCTGGGTTATCACAAGAAATAGGTAATGGCTTTATCCATCTGTTTCATGGCTCGGGCCCATTGGGCGCTTTGATTGCAACCTATTTGCTGACCTTATTATTAACGGAGCTTATCACCAATAATGCGGCGGCTGCATTGGCCTTCCCTTTAGGTTATAGCATGGCGGTTGGCTATGGTGTCGATCCTATGCCGTTTATTATGGCGGTTTTGTTTGGAGCCAGTGCGAGCTTTATTTCACCTTATGGTTATCAAACAAACTTATTGGTGTATAGCGTCGGCAATTACCGGGTTAAAGATTTTATTAAAATAGGGTTGCCGATTTCGCTGGTCTATTCCGCCGTGACCTTAACTTTAATCCCATATTTTTTTCCTTTTTAATATTGTAATTATTACGGCGTAAGCCATTAGGATGGACTCTTTTATGACCGAATTAACTAAAGATGAAAACGTCATTTGGCATCAGCATCAAGTGACCAAGCAAACTCGCGCTGAATTGAAAAATCAAAAACCAGTCGTTTTGTGGTTTACCGGGTTATCGGGAGCAGGGAAATCAACCGTAGCGGGGGCTCTCGAAAGCAAATTAGCACAACTGGGTTATCACACGTATTTATTAGATGGTGATAATGTTCGTCATGGATTGTGTCGTGATTTAGGTTTCTCGGCCCAAGATCGCCGTGAAAATATTCGTCGTATTGGTGAATTAGCGAAATTGATGGCTGACGCTGGCTTGATTGTGCTTTCGGCCTTCATTTCACCCCATCGTGCTGAACGTCAAATGGTGCGAGAGTTGCTGCCTGAAGGGGAATTTATCGAGGTTTTTGTTAATGCGCCTCTTGCTGTCTGTGAGCAGCGAGATCCTAAGGGGTTGTATAAGAAAGCCCGTGCCGGGGAAATCGCTAATTTTACCGGCATTGATTCTGATTACGAAGCGCCGCAACAGCCAGAAATAGACTTATTGGCCGGTGAGCACTCTTTAGATGAACTGGTTGCGCAATGCTTACAAGCTTTAAGAGAGAGAGCGGTGATTGCGTAATCGACCATTATCGCTCTCACACTCACTGAGGTTAAATACAAGGTTAACGATAGCAGGGCATGCCATGTTTAGAGATCGTCGTATTCTTCAATAGCGTCTCCTTCCAAGGTATAACCCGTTTGCGCTAATTCATGATCGAGAGTTTGCGTTTCCAAGGTGCCAATTACATACACTACATCCCACAATTGTTGCACCGGAGCCCCTTTCGGAAATTTGACGTAAATGATTTGATTGGGCGGCGGTGGTGGCACATGAATACAAGCGCCAAAATAGGGTACCAGTAAAAACTCAGTAATGGTGTTTTCATCGCCTTCTAGTGGGATGACAAAGCCCGGAATTTTGACATAACTTTTATTTAATTCTGGGCGAGTGTTTCCGATTAAGTTTTGTTTTGCCGCGCCGCCTTCATGGCCACCAGGGGCCGGCATTCCCAACTTATCAAAGTTTTTTTGCTCATCGATAGGCACCAAATCTAACCAATCTAGTTTGAGTGGCTGCTTATCATTTTGTGCATGAGCGAGCATACTGAATGCGGTTAAAAGGCACAGCAGTAGGCCGAGTATTTTCAGTGATGAGTGAGCAGAGTAAGCACGAAACATTTGCATAGTTATACCTTAATGGTCATGCCATCAATAATAGAATGGCGGTACGCTTTAAACGATGGGAATAACCCAATCAAGACCCCTGAAGCTTGTACTAACAACAACAAGGTCAGATCATGATGGGTTAAGGTGCTCAACGCAATCTTTATTCCATACTGTTGCTCTATGATGGGAGCGGAGGACGCTAAAACCATATACAACAACGCCACACCAAACGAGATACCTAATAAGGTCAGCAAGCTTGCTTCACTCATAAGCAAAAAGAAAATATGCTTCGGTTGCGCGCCCATTGCCCGTAAAATCGCCATTTCACGTCGCCGCTCTTGTAAACTGGTTAACAGGCCAGTCAGCATACCTAATAACCCTGCCACCACCACGAAAGCGGAAATGACCATCAAGGCTTGTTCGGCAACCGACATCATGCCCCATAATTCGCTTAAAGCAATGCCCGGTAAAATCGCACTCAAAGGCTCTTTGGGATAATTATTGATTTGCCTTTGTAGCATGAAAGTTTGAATTTTAGAGTTGAGCCCTAATAAAAAGGCGGTGATTTGTTTCGGTTCAAACTGAGTTTGTTTTAATTGCTCTTGGCTGGGAGTATGGCCTAAATGTGCGCCCGATTCCCAACCAATATGAATCGCTTCTATGGCTTCTAACGATACATGCACAGTTTTATCTACGGGAGTGCCTGTGGGGGCTAATATTCCAACCACAGTAAAAGGAAGATTGTTATGGCGAGTAAAGGCTTTGTCACTAATTCCATGCGCAATAATCAGATCATCGCCTAATTGATAGTGTAACTTTTTGGCGACATCCGAACCTAACACCACATCAAACAAGCCTTTAAACTCATGACCATAAGCGAAAGTAAGTGGTTGCTTACTTCCATAATGATAAAATTTAAAGTAATCCTGATTGGTTCCCATGACGCGAAAGCCACGATGAGAGTCGCCCAATGAGATCGGAATGGCCCATTTGACTTGTGGTAACTTCCGGATGGCTTGATAACTTGTCCAATCAATATTATTAGTCGCATTGCCGATCCTAAACACCGAGTAAAGGAGCAAATTGATATCGCCCGAACGAGCACCGACAATCAGATCGGTATTTGAGATCGTATTAGCAAAGCTGCTTTTGGCTTGAGTGCGAATTTTTTCGACACCGAGCAGCAGCAATACCGAAATTGCGACCGTAAAAATGGTGAGTAGGGCTGTCGTTTTACGGTTGAGCAGGCTTTTCCAAGCTAAAGAAATAATGGCGCTCATGACAGTTTCTCCGCTGATGTGAAGGGGTTCACGCGATTAATGTCAGTCAGATCAATACAGCGCTCAAAATAACGCTGCAAGCTTGCATCATGACTGACAAAGAGCACTGTTGCGCCGGATTGATTGGCTTCTTCCAGTAATAACTCAATGAAGACTTGGCGATTATCGGCATCTAAAGAGGAAGTGGGTTCATCGGCAATGATCAGCTCAGGTTGGCCAATTAACGCTCGCGCAGCGGCAACTCGTTGTTGTTGACCGATACTCAATTGATTGACTGAACGTTGAAAGCAGTCTGCTGGTAACTGTAGTCGATGCAATAATTGCTCGGCCTGTTGCTCGGCTGTGTGATGATTGTGAGTAGTCTGGCGTTGGCGTAAATGAGAAAAACGACACGGTAATAACACATTTTCAATCACAGAAAGATAAGGTAATAAATTGAATTGTTGGAAAATATAACCAATATGATGGGAGCGAAATTGATCGCGCTGCGCCTGAGTTAATTGTCCTAAATTGTGTCCTAGAAGATGAATTTCACCCGTTTGCGGCGTCATCATTCCAGTTAACAAACTCAGTAAGGTTGATTTACCACTTCCACTTGGGCCTTTAATGAAGACGTGTTGGTTTGTTTTGACCGTCAGTTGCTCAATGTCGATGACCAAATGAGGGGATTTTGGCCAAGCAAATTGGACCTGGTCTAGGCGTACTGCCTCAGAGTGAAGTGTCATCATTTTTCCATCTTTAGTTCAATAAATAGGGGGCAGTCCCCTGCTTTATAAATCCATGTCTACCTGATAGCAATCACAGTCATTATCTAACCATCTAATTAGTGTGATTGGTATGACTTAATAAAAACAACGATAACCGTTTCGTTATCGTTGTTTTTAGAACCACTTAGTTTTTAGAACTAGTTAGTTTTTAGGACCACTTAACCAGTAAAAGGTTTAGTCGCTTTAACGCTCAACCTATTTATGGCCAGTTATTGAATGTGAGCGATTATTCACTTACCTCGTATTACCAACGAATAGTCGCATTGGGTTGCTTGAGCTCAAGATGTTTTTGCGCCTGATCGGTCAGCAAGTTTACTTC includes:
- the cysN gene encoding sulfate adenylyltransferase subunit CysN — encoded protein: MNAVIEAELAELGIEGYLTQHQYKSLMRFLTCGSVDDGKSTLIGRLLHDSKQIYEDQLAAVNNDSQRVGTTGERPDLALLVDGLQAEREQGITIDVAYRYFSTKKRKFIIADTPGHEQYTRNMATGASTCDVAVILIDARKGVLDQTRRHSFISSLLGIRNFVVAVNKMDLVDYSQQRFDEIREQYLAFSQHLNPNIDIQLIPISALEGDNVVDQTQNLAWYQGKPLLQILEDIDLSQAHTQGEFRLPVQYVNRPNLDFRGFAGTIANGTISVGDEITALPSGKSSKVARIVTFDGDLDSARAGQAVTLTLQDEIDISRGDLLVPTGAKIKATNQFLADVVWMTDQPFAPGRQYDIKIAGKKTIGQLEQVKHQYDINKLEAFDATELPLNGIGLCEISLTETVALDHYTDCSDTGGFIIIDRLTNVTVGAGMIRERLTGLQAQATSVSSFEVELNALIRKHFPHWEAKDIGHLFHAVRSDENS
- a CDS encoding SLC13 family permease; translated protein: MLEKWLVLLLLVAIIGALIFTKIKPSFIFATTALMAFMTGAVDLDGLAKNFTNASLLTLVLLILASCALEKTRLISWISRHISSGRLGTAVAKLGLSTAFLSSFTNNTAVVVSLIGAIKRNQSHAPSRLLIPLSYAAILGGTLTLIGTSTNLIINSFVVDAGLPSLGFFAPTCIGLAILLIGVMVLIPLSYLLPHSETHEQDDLPYFLEAKVERGSPLIGKSIAQNNLRALRKLFLAEVVRNGVTIPSVTPDLLLLENDRLLFCGDVESVATLQEIPGITLYGQHHLNGQSFIEVVVSQSSSICDKTLKSSQFRERFDAVVVAIRRGHERLEGGLGSIALAAGDTLVLVPGKGFQSARQAHNKEFVLINDLDSSAKLDRSKSAMVLLGFAAIISLSLLGVIPIIKGLAGYLVVMLFIGAVGIGELRRRFPIDIVMIVGSALCLAQLMMSSGLSQEIGNGFIHLFHGSGPLGALIATYLLTLLLTELITNNAAAALAFPLGYSMAVGYGVDPMPFIMAVLFGASASFISPYGYQTNLLVYSVGNYRVKDFIKIGLPISLVYSAVTLTLIPYFFPF
- the cysC gene encoding adenylyl-sulfate kinase, which produces MTELTKDENVIWHQHQVTKQTRAELKNQKPVVLWFTGLSGAGKSTVAGALESKLAQLGYHTYLLDGDNVRHGLCRDLGFSAQDRRENIRRIGELAKLMADAGLIVLSAFISPHRAERQMVRELLPEGEFIEVFVNAPLAVCEQRDPKGLYKKARAGEIANFTGIDSDYEAPQQPEIDLLAGEHSLDELVAQCLQALRERAVIA
- a CDS encoding DUF3299 domain-containing protein, which encodes MFRAYSAHSSLKILGLLLCLLTAFSMLAHAQNDKQPLKLDWLDLVPIDEQKNFDKLGMPAPGGHEGGAAKQNLIGNTRPELNKSYVKIPGFVIPLEGDENTITEFLLVPYFGACIHVPPPPPNQIIYVKFPKGAPVQQLWDVVYVIGTLETQTLDHELAQTGYTLEGDAIEEYDDL
- a CDS encoding ABC transporter permease, producing MSAIISLAWKSLLNRKTTALLTIFTVAISVLLLLGVEKIRTQAKSSFANTISNTDLIVGARSGDINLLLYSVFRIGNATNNIDWTSYQAIRKLPQVKWAIPISLGDSHRGFRVMGTNQDYFKFYHYGSKQPLTFAYGHEFKGLFDVVLGSDVAKKLHYQLGDDLIIAHGISDKAFTRHNNLPFTVVGILAPTGTPVDKTVHVSLEAIEAIHIGWESGAHLGHTPSQEQLKQTQFEPKQITAFLLGLNSKIQTFMLQRQINNYPKEPLSAILPGIALSELWGMMSVAEQALMVISAFVVVAGLLGMLTGLLTSLQERRREMAILRAMGAQPKHIFFLLMSEASLLTLLGISFGVALLYMVLASSAPIIEQQYGIKIALSTLTHHDLTLLLLVQASGVLIGLFPSFKAYRHSIIDGMTIKV
- a CDS encoding ABC transporter ATP-binding protein; translation: MMTLHSEAVRLDQVQFAWPKSPHLVIDIEQLTVKTNQHVFIKGPSGSGKSTLLSLLTGMMTPQTGEIHLLGHNLGQLTQAQRDQFRSHHIGYIFQQFNLLPYLSVIENVLLPCRFSHLRQRQTTHNHHTAEQQAEQLLHRLQLPADCFQRSVNQLSIGQQQRVAAARALIGQPELIIADEPTSSLDADNRQVFIELLLEEANQSGATVLFVSHDASLQRYFERCIDLTDINRVNPFTSAEKLS